The Sylvia atricapilla isolate bSylAtr1 chromosome 3, bSylAtr1.pri, whole genome shotgun sequence genome has a window encoding:
- the MRPL18 gene encoding large ribosomal subunit protein uL18m, with protein sequence MALSSRLLLAAGGLRAAGLRLASTTARVKTETEVDTSENEVVAPNFTNRNPRNLEQMALARKERGWKTTWPKREFWHRLRLERTQHYVEAFVERPNGDIVVSASTREWAIKRHLYSPKGVTACKNLGRVMAQRCLEAGINFVNFKAIIPWERHCDSIQEFEKAMEEGGVVLREPRRIYR encoded by the exons ATGGCGCTGAGCAGCCGCCTGCTGCTGGCGGCCGGCGGGCTCCGTGCGGCGG GTCTTCGTTTAGCATCAACTACAGCCAGAGTCAAAACTGAGACTGAAGTAGACACAAGTGAAAATGAGGTTGTTGCCCCAAACTTCACTAACAGAAATCCTCGGAACTTGGAGCAGATGGCCCTGGCTAGGAAGGAGCGTGGCTGGAAGACAACGTGGCCAAAGCGTGAGTTCTGGCACAG ATTACGGCTTGAGCGGACACAGCATTATGTAGAAGCCTTTGTTGAGCGCCCCAACGGAGATATTGTGGTATCTGCCTCTACCCGGGAGTGGGCCATAAAGAGACACTTGTACAGTCCCAAGGGAGTAACTGCATGCAAGAACCTTGGCCGAGTAATGGCACAGCGCTGCTTGGAAGCAGGAATCAACTTTGTGAACTTCAAAGCCATTATCCCCTGGGAACGCCATTGTGACTCG ATTCAGGAATTTGAGAAAGCTATGGAGGAGGGTGGTGTCGTTCTGCGTGAGCCACGAAGAATCTACCGGTAA